A region of Anolis sagrei isolate rAnoSag1 chromosome 2, rAnoSag1.mat, whole genome shotgun sequence DNA encodes the following proteins:
- the GOLM1 gene encoding Golgi membrane protein 1 gives MMVGLGNSRRGMKSPPLLVAALVACIIVLGFNYWIASSRSVDLQNRIMELESRVRRAAAERGAVELKKNEFQGELQKQREQIDKIQSIHNFQMESTNKIHRDEKAMLLNNITVSDRLIQNLKEQLEDLHQEYGKLQIDIYKFQKNQTNLQRKFTYDMSQCISQMKELKEQCEERIAEISRKGNGVPQEKEKKNISNVSEKNDHVPMFRQPEFQHRDLTKQGNEPEDKSRISENSLILEASKPAFTGNNVPELDDRRQKGGTNDDIATAKEELPKEIFPVNQDHPQIPAKPSLGSKELTPEPGMHQNPYENVRDVNGEDAIERQTDRQSETMSHQNIIEAKADDEEVEREQLLNDDLQQDDQEPSKDGEFGIQRVNQDVKRVDYNLDVNEAESETDKQAALVDQQNNLIVPNHDDSKLQNDLINLQDHQQKL, from the exons ATGATGGTGGGACTAGGGAACAGTCGCCGCGGGATGAAGTCTCCACCTCTTCTGGTAGCAGCACTAGTGGCCTGCATAATTGTTCTGGGATTCAATTACTGGATTGCAAGTTCCCGGAGTGTTGATTTACAG AATCGTATAATGGAATTAGAAAGCAGAGTCCGCAGGGCAGCAGCGGAAAGAGGCGCTGTGGAActgaaaaagaatgaattccaggGGGAGCTTCAGAAGCAGAGGGAGCAGATTGACAAAATCCAGTCTATACATAATTTCCAAATGGAAAGTACCAACAAAATCCACAGGGATGAGAAG gCAATGCTACTGAATAATATCACAGTAAGTGATAGATTGATCCAGAATCTTAAAG AACAACTGGAAGACCTGCATCAGGAATATGGAAAGCTCCAAATTGATATATACAAGTTTCAGAAAAACCAAACTAATCTTCAGAGGAAATTTACATATGACAT GTCTCAGTGTATTAGTCAGATGAAAGAACTGAAGGAACAGTGTGAAGAAAGGATAGCGGAAATCTCAAGAAAAGGAAATGGGGTGCcacaagaaaaggagaagaaaaacatttcaaatgtaTCAGAGAAAAATGATCAT GTGCCAATGTTTAGACAGCCAGAGTTTCAGCATCGTGATTtaacaaaacaaggaaatgaaCCTGAAGACAAAAGTCGCATTTCTGAGAATTCTTTGATATTAGAAGCATCAAAGCCAGCATTCACTGGAAATAATGTGCCAGAACTGGATGATCGTAGACAAAAAG GAGGAACTAATGATGATATTGCTACTGCCAAAGAGGAACTTCCGAAAGAAATATTTCCTGTTAACCAAGATCATCCACAAATACCTGCAAAGCCCAGCTTAGGTAGTAAAGAGCTGACCCCTGAACCAGGAATGCATCAAAACCCATATGAGAATGTAAGAGATGTCAACGGAGAAGATGCAATTGAAAGGCAGACTGACAGGCAGTCAGAAACCATGAGCCATCAAAATATCATTGAAGCCAAAGCAGACGATGAAGAAGTTGAACGAGAACAGCTCTTGAATGATGATCTGCAGCAGGATGACCAGGAGCCCAGTAAAGATG GTGAATTTGGAATCCAAAGGGTAAACCAGGATGTCAAAAGAGTAGACTACAACTTAGATGTGAATGAGGCAGAATCTGAGACAGATAAGCAGGCTGCTCTTGTTGACCAGCAAAATAACTTAATTG ttccgAATCATGATGATTCCAAACTGCAAAATGACTTGATTAATCTTCAAGACCATCAACAGAAACTGTGA